From Argopecten irradians isolate NY chromosome 12, Ai_NY, whole genome shotgun sequence, one genomic window encodes:
- the LOC138304665 gene encoding tripartite motif-containing protein 2-like isoform X1: MITYKECTDIMVILRQFLLMEAGLGWNGGEYIYSYAYIGKWIPVRADSSPNIATIEEATPNRRRFSFTLDSIFKRKSPSGSRSNLSMAMVNMREENAEEMSYSDDSAESNGPVDNEAMTPWTSMEGHTNHQFIFDNQCQLDNLEPEVVLSFPRNKNGGCLSDASDVLYIGDGRSLVVDMISNRVLHFNKRGVSSIAYRTDHMNEPWAVTVSADDVIHVTSRKSKCVTRFLRNGEIQTPIKNVNFLTPSGIAIGKNNQILVSDVSSNLLTVHEGDGTFIATIGDSMSPIQYLDRPRYVITDPSKNIVVSDSGNHCLKVFDSEGNFVQKIGERGKAEGQLKFPYGVCTDQSGNIIVADHYNDRVSLFSKSGQFIRHLVMSLDGVNHPQGVDLTPNHRLLVTHGGLKAHEVLVYDLRNNKSKVTSAETPILV, encoded by the exons TTTTTGCTCATGGAAGCCGGACTAGGTTGGAATGGCGGGGAGTACATCTATTCGTATGCTTACATCGGCAAGTGGATTCCCGTACGAGCAG ATAGCTCACCGAATATTGCTACAATAGAGGAGGCAACACCAAACAGACGACGGTTTTCATTTACTTTAGATAGCATATTCAAACGAAAATCCCCGTCGGGATCCCGTTCCAATTTAAGCATGGCAATGGTGAATATGCGCGAAGAAAACGCGGAAGAAATGTCTTACTCTGATGACAGTGCTGAATCGAACGGTCCTGTTGATAACGAGGCAATGACTCCATGGACGAGCATGGAAGGTCATACAAATCACCAATTCATATTTGATAACCAGTGCCAACTAGACAATTTGGAACCGGAAGTAGTCTTATCATTCCCGAGAAATAAGAATGGTGGTTGCCTTAGTGATGCTAGCGATGTTCTCTATATTGGTGATGGAAGGAGCCTAGTAGTCGATATGATCAGTAATCGTGTTCTGCATTTCAACAAACGTGGAGTCTCGTCTATTGCGTACAGAACGGATCACATGAACGAACCATGGGCAGTGACTGTTAGCGCTGACGATGTAATACACGTTACTTCTAGGAAATCTAAGTGTGTAACTAGGTTTTTACGAAATGGAGAAATCCAAACGCCGATCAAAAACGTCAACTTCTTAACGCCATCTGGGATTGCTATTGGTAAAAATAACCAAATTTTAGTGTCGGATGTGTCGTCAAATTTGCTAACGGTCCATGAGGGTGATGGAACATTTATCGCGACAATAGGTGACAGTATGTCTCCTATTCAATACCTGGACCGGCCAAGGTACGTCATCACAGATCCAAGCAAAAACATCGTTGTGAGTGACTCGGGAAATCATTGTCTCAAGGTGTTTGATTCAGAAGGAAACTTTGTACAAAAAATCGGTGAGCGCGGAAAAGCTGAAGGACAGCTGAAATTCCCCTATGGGGTATGTACGGACCAATCAGGAAACATTATTGTTGCTGACCATTATAACGATCGTGTGTCTTTATTTTCAAAGTCTGGACAATTCATACGTCATCTGGTGATGTCACTGGACGGTGTGAATCATCCTCAGGGCGTAGACTTAACACCCAATCACAGACTTCTGGTGACGCACGGAGGATTGAAGGCGCACGAGGTTCTGGTGTACGATCTGAGAAACAACAAATCAAAAGTCACGTCAGCAGAAACACCAATACTAGTGTGA
- the LOC138304665 gene encoding tripartite motif-containing protein 2-like isoform X2: MEAGLGWNGGEYIYSYAYIGKWIPVRADSSPNIATIEEATPNRRRFSFTLDSIFKRKSPSGSRSNLSMAMVNMREENAEEMSYSDDSAESNGPVDNEAMTPWTSMEGHTNHQFIFDNQCQLDNLEPEVVLSFPRNKNGGCLSDASDVLYIGDGRSLVVDMISNRVLHFNKRGVSSIAYRTDHMNEPWAVTVSADDVIHVTSRKSKCVTRFLRNGEIQTPIKNVNFLTPSGIAIGKNNQILVSDVSSNLLTVHEGDGTFIATIGDSMSPIQYLDRPRYVITDPSKNIVVSDSGNHCLKVFDSEGNFVQKIGERGKAEGQLKFPYGVCTDQSGNIIVADHYNDRVSLFSKSGQFIRHLVMSLDGVNHPQGVDLTPNHRLLVTHGGLKAHEVLVYDLRNNKSKVTSAETPILV, translated from the exons ATGGAAGCCGGACTAGGTTGGAATGGCGGGGAGTACATCTATTCGTATGCTTACATCGGCAAGTGGATTCCCGTACGAGCAG ATAGCTCACCGAATATTGCTACAATAGAGGAGGCAACACCAAACAGACGACGGTTTTCATTTACTTTAGATAGCATATTCAAACGAAAATCCCCGTCGGGATCCCGTTCCAATTTAAGCATGGCAATGGTGAATATGCGCGAAGAAAACGCGGAAGAAATGTCTTACTCTGATGACAGTGCTGAATCGAACGGTCCTGTTGATAACGAGGCAATGACTCCATGGACGAGCATGGAAGGTCATACAAATCACCAATTCATATTTGATAACCAGTGCCAACTAGACAATTTGGAACCGGAAGTAGTCTTATCATTCCCGAGAAATAAGAATGGTGGTTGCCTTAGTGATGCTAGCGATGTTCTCTATATTGGTGATGGAAGGAGCCTAGTAGTCGATATGATCAGTAATCGTGTTCTGCATTTCAACAAACGTGGAGTCTCGTCTATTGCGTACAGAACGGATCACATGAACGAACCATGGGCAGTGACTGTTAGCGCTGACGATGTAATACACGTTACTTCTAGGAAATCTAAGTGTGTAACTAGGTTTTTACGAAATGGAGAAATCCAAACGCCGATCAAAAACGTCAACTTCTTAACGCCATCTGGGATTGCTATTGGTAAAAATAACCAAATTTTAGTGTCGGATGTGTCGTCAAATTTGCTAACGGTCCATGAGGGTGATGGAACATTTATCGCGACAATAGGTGACAGTATGTCTCCTATTCAATACCTGGACCGGCCAAGGTACGTCATCACAGATCCAAGCAAAAACATCGTTGTGAGTGACTCGGGAAATCATTGTCTCAAGGTGTTTGATTCAGAAGGAAACTTTGTACAAAAAATCGGTGAGCGCGGAAAAGCTGAAGGACAGCTGAAATTCCCCTATGGGGTATGTACGGACCAATCAGGAAACATTATTGTTGCTGACCATTATAACGATCGTGTGTCTTTATTTTCAAAGTCTGGACAATTCATACGTCATCTGGTGATGTCACTGGACGGTGTGAATCATCCTCAGGGCGTAGACTTAACACCCAATCACAGACTTCTGGTGACGCACGGAGGATTGAAGGCGCACGAGGTTCTGGTGTACGATCTGAGAAACAACAAATCAAAAGTCACGTCAGCAGAAACACCAATACTAGTGTGA